Proteins encoded in a region of the Streptomyces sp. NBC_00258 genome:
- a CDS encoding ABC transporter ATP-binding protein, producing MATDVHRPVTTEKVTTAPAPSSVVRVDGLTRSFDGRAVIDNLQLDVKPGEFVALLGRSGCGKSTLLRILAGLDRDIEGTVLVPRRKAVAFQAPRLMPWKKVWRNVLLGLPGKPERAVAEQALTEVGLTDRADAWPKTLSGGEAQRASLARALVREPDLLLLDEPFGALDALTRIKAQRLVGELWQRRGCAVLLVTHDVEEAVLLADRVLVMDDGVIAYETKVELDRPRDITDPRFAELRAGLLERLGVDTAAEAA from the coding sequence ATGGCGACCGACGTTCACCGGCCGGTGACCACCGAGAAGGTCACGACCGCTCCCGCCCCCTCCTCGGTGGTACGCGTCGACGGCCTGACCCGCTCCTTCGACGGCCGCGCCGTCATCGACAACCTCCAACTCGACGTGAAGCCGGGCGAGTTCGTGGCCCTCCTCGGTCGCAGCGGCTGCGGCAAGTCCACCCTCCTGCGCATCCTCGCCGGGCTCGACCGCGACATCGAGGGCACCGTCCTCGTACCGCGCCGCAAGGCCGTCGCCTTCCAGGCACCCCGGCTGATGCCATGGAAGAAGGTGTGGCGCAACGTCCTGCTCGGGCTGCCCGGCAAGCCCGAACGCGCCGTCGCCGAGCAGGCGTTGACCGAGGTGGGCCTCACCGACCGCGCCGACGCCTGGCCCAAGACGCTGTCCGGCGGAGAGGCCCAACGCGCCTCGCTGGCCCGCGCGTTGGTGCGCGAACCCGATCTGCTGCTGCTCGACGAGCCGTTCGGCGCGCTGGACGCGCTGACCCGGATCAAGGCGCAGCGGCTCGTCGGCGAGCTGTGGCAACGCCGGGGCTGCGCCGTGCTCCTGGTCACGCACGACGTCGAGGAGGCGGTGCTGCTGGCCGACCGCGTCCTCGTGATGGACGACGGCGTGATCGCGTACGAGACCAAGGTCGAACTGGACCGTCCGCGGGACATCACCGACCCGCGGTTCGCCGAGCTGCGCGCCGGGCTGCTGGAACGGCTGGGTGTCGACACCGCCGCCGAGGCCGCCTGA
- a CDS encoding ABC transporter permease, which translates to MSISHAPPDSHGPDISGISEFADPKSTDAESADIKSAEHALPELEPIVPASTRRTRVPRWLRRTSGPVLLLALWQVLSGTGVLTADVLASPGTIAQVAGDLVSDGSLTNAMGVSLQRVAVGLLLGTVVGTGLALVSGLFRIGEDLVDASVQMLRTVPFVGLIPLFIIWFGIGEAPKVAIITLGVSFPLYLNVYAGIRGVDSQLIEAGESLGLSRWGLVRHVVLPGALPGAMTGLRYSLGIAWLALVFAEQINADSGIGFLMVQARDFLRTDVIVVCLIVYAFLGLLADFIVRSLERLLLQWRPTFTGR; encoded by the coding sequence ATGAGCATCAGCCATGCCCCGCCGGACTCTCATGGACCAGATATTTCGGGAATATCAGAGTTCGCCGACCCCAAGTCCACCGACGCCGAGTCCGCTGACATCAAGTCCGCCGAGCACGCCCTGCCCGAACTCGAACCCATCGTCCCCGCCTCTACCCGCCGCACCCGCGTCCCCCGCTGGCTGCGCCGCACCTCCGGCCCCGTACTGCTGCTCGCCCTGTGGCAAGTCCTCAGCGGTACGGGCGTGTTGACGGCGGACGTCCTGGCCTCGCCCGGCACCATCGCCCAGGTGGCCGGCGATCTGGTCTCCGACGGATCGCTGACGAACGCGATGGGTGTCTCGCTCCAGCGCGTCGCCGTGGGGCTCCTGCTCGGCACCGTCGTCGGCACCGGACTCGCCCTGGTCTCGGGCCTGTTCAGGATCGGCGAGGACCTCGTCGACGCGAGCGTCCAGATGCTGCGGACCGTGCCGTTCGTCGGTCTGATCCCGCTGTTCATCATCTGGTTCGGGATCGGCGAGGCCCCCAAGGTCGCGATCATCACGCTGGGCGTGTCCTTCCCGCTCTACCTCAACGTGTACGCGGGTATCCGCGGCGTCGACTCCCAGCTGATCGAGGCCGGTGAGTCCCTCGGCCTGTCCCGCTGGGGACTTGTACGGCATGTCGTGCTGCCGGGCGCCCTCCCCGGCGCCATGACCGGTCTGCGCTACTCGCTGGGCATCGCCTGGCTTGCACTCGTCTTCGCCGAGCAGATCAACGCGGACTCCGGCATCGGCTTCCTGATGGTCCAGGCGCGCGACTTCCTGCGTACCGACGTGATCGTGGTCTGCCTGATCGTCTACGCCTTCCTCGGCCTGCTCGCCGACTTCATCGTCCGCTCCCTCGAAAGGCTGCTGCTGCAATGGCGACCGACGTTCACCGGCCGGTGA
- a CDS encoding NAD(P)/FAD-dependent oxidoreductase: protein MNNTGAQAGAVREVDVVVIGAGQAGLSSAYHLRRTGFEPERDFVVLDHAPRAGGAWQFRWPSLTYGKVHGMHALPGMELTDADPARPSSQVVAEYFDTYERTFDLRVRRPVDVKAVREGEAGRLLVETSDGTWSTRALINATGTWDRPFWPRYPGQETFRGRQLHTAQYPGPEEFAGQRVVVVGGGASGTQHLLEIAPYAAGTTWVTRRPPVFREGPFTEDVGREAVALVEERVRQGLPPKSVVSVTGLPLNDAIRQGIEDGVLDRQPMFDRITPDGVEWDDGRRVAADVILWATGFRAAIDHLTPLRLRESGGGIRVEGTRAVADPRIHLVGYGPSASTIGANRAGRSAVRDIRRLLAVAPNAAPMSAPKGMPVG, encoded by the coding sequence GTGAACAACACCGGAGCGCAGGCGGGGGCAGTGCGGGAAGTCGATGTCGTCGTGATCGGCGCTGGACAGGCCGGACTGTCCAGCGCCTATCACCTGCGGCGCACGGGCTTCGAGCCGGAGCGGGACTTCGTGGTCCTGGACCACGCGCCGCGGGCGGGCGGGGCGTGGCAGTTCCGGTGGCCGTCCCTCACGTACGGCAAGGTGCACGGAATGCACGCGCTGCCGGGCATGGAGCTGACGGACGCGGACCCGGCGCGGCCGTCCTCCCAGGTCGTCGCGGAGTACTTCGACACCTACGAGCGCACCTTCGATCTGCGGGTGCGGCGGCCGGTCGACGTGAAGGCCGTGCGCGAGGGTGAGGCGGGCCGGCTGCTCGTCGAGACCTCCGACGGTACGTGGTCGACGCGGGCCCTGATCAATGCGACGGGCACCTGGGACCGCCCGTTCTGGCCGCGCTACCCGGGGCAGGAGACCTTCCGGGGGCGGCAGTTGCACACGGCCCAGTACCCGGGGCCCGAGGAGTTCGCCGGACAGCGGGTCGTCGTGGTGGGCGGGGGCGCGTCCGGTACGCAGCATCTGCTGGAGATCGCGCCGTACGCGGCCGGAACCACCTGGGTGACACGGCGGCCGCCGGTGTTCCGTGAGGGTCCGTTCACCGAGGACGTGGGCCGGGAAGCGGTCGCGCTCGTGGAGGAACGCGTCCGCCAGGGGCTGCCGCCGAAGAGTGTCGTGTCGGTGACCGGGCTGCCGCTCAACGACGCGATCCGGCAGGGCATCGAGGACGGCGTCCTGGACCGGCAGCCGATGTTCGACCGGATCACTCCGGACGGCGTGGAGTGGGACGACGGGCGTCGCGTGGCCGCCGACGTCATTCTGTGGGCGACCGGTTTCCGTGCCGCGATCGACCATCTGACGCCGCTGCGGCTGCGCGAGTCCGGCGGCGGCATCCGTGTCGAGGGGACCCGCGCGGTCGCCGATCCGCGGATCCATCTGGTCGGGTACGGGCCGTCGGCCAGCACGATCGGAGCCAACCGCGCCGGGCGCTCGGCGGTACGGGACATCAGGCGGCTGCTGGCGGTCGCCCCGAACGCCGCCCCGATGAGTGCGCCGAAGGGTATGCCGGTTGGATGA
- a CDS encoding CBS domain-containing protein, translating into MAQQVRDIMTSAPVTVEPQSSVTAVARLMRDQNIGDVLVMDGGQLRGLVTDRDLVVRAIAEGGDPEQTTVSGVCSSDLVTVGSEEDLDRAVELMREHSVRRIPVVDGGRPVGVVALGDLAMERDPESALGDISVAKSNQ; encoded by the coding sequence ATGGCCCAGCAAGTACGCGACATCATGACCAGCGCACCGGTGACGGTCGAACCCCAGAGTTCGGTGACGGCGGTCGCCCGGCTGATGCGCGACCAGAACATCGGGGACGTTCTGGTGATGGACGGTGGTCAGCTGCGCGGACTGGTCACTGACCGTGACCTGGTCGTACGAGCGATCGCGGAGGGCGGCGACCCGGAGCAGACGACCGTGTCGGGCGTGTGCAGCAGCGACTTGGTCACGGTGGGTTCCGAGGAGGACCTGGACCGTGCGGTGGAGCTGATGCGCGAGCACTCCGTACGCCGGATTCCTGTCGTCGACGGTGGACGGCCCGTGGGGGTCGTCGCCCTCGGCGACCTGGCCATGGAAAGGGATCCGGAATCGGCGCTCGGAGACATCAGTGTGGCGAAGTCCAACCAGTAG
- a CDS encoding MarR family winged helix-turn-helix transcriptional regulator codes for MDTPDADGLLAEQLLRLTRRVHRIQKRQLEKRGLGITPAQSRLLRTLAHYGSPPRMADLAERLEVVPRAVTTLVDGLEASGKVRRVPDPTNRRVIRIELTDDGRGALRELRAARRTAAEDILAPLSDDQRKVLGGLLDTLVDGMGAVEAPKRDC; via the coding sequence ATGGACACCCCCGACGCCGACGGCCTGCTCGCCGAGCAGCTGCTGCGGTTGACCCGCCGTGTGCACCGCATCCAGAAGCGTCAGTTGGAGAAGCGCGGGCTCGGTATCACCCCTGCCCAGTCCCGGCTCCTGCGCACCCTCGCGCACTACGGCTCACCGCCGCGCATGGCCGACCTGGCCGAGCGGCTGGAGGTGGTGCCCCGGGCCGTGACGACGCTGGTCGACGGTCTGGAGGCGAGCGGCAAGGTGCGTCGCGTACCGGACCCCACCAACCGCCGGGTGATCCGCATCGAGCTGACGGACGACGGCCGCGGGGCTCTGCGCGAGCTGCGCGCCGCGCGGCGGACCGCGGCGGAGGACATCCTGGCGCCGCTGTCGGACGACCAGCGCAAGGTGCTCGGGGGGCTGCTGGACACGCTGGTGGACGGAATGGGCGCGGTGGAGGCGCCGAAGCGCGACTGCTGA
- the mltG gene encoding endolytic transglycosylase MltG: MQIYSPPSRPRRTIRLTSRGRTALIVTGAVVAATAVAVPLLSTDEKKEPLALVVPEGWRSGQVYEAVDKVLALPGGTTKKSLEKANLKLPNDASGNPEGYLFPATYPIDKKSTPVSLLSYMVDTANKRFGGGTVTAGAERNAMNVYQTVTVASIVQAEAATKKDMGKVARVVYNRLDRGMPLQMDSTINYALNRNTLRTSENDTRLDSPYNTYVRMGLPPSPIANPGEEAMRAAVAPPQGDWLYFVTVKPGDTRFTADYEEHRRNVAEFNRTSKRAAPKSG; this comes from the coding sequence ATGCAGATCTACTCGCCGCCCAGTCGGCCACGGAGAACGATTCGACTGACGAGCCGGGGCCGGACCGCCCTCATCGTGACCGGCGCCGTCGTGGCGGCCACCGCCGTGGCGGTGCCGCTGCTGAGCACGGACGAGAAGAAGGAGCCCCTCGCCCTGGTGGTCCCGGAGGGCTGGCGCTCCGGCCAGGTCTACGAGGCCGTCGACAAGGTCCTCGCCCTGCCCGGGGGCACCACGAAGAAGTCCCTGGAGAAGGCGAACCTCAAGCTTCCGAACGACGCGAGCGGCAACCCCGAGGGGTATCTGTTCCCGGCCACGTATCCCATCGACAAGAAGTCGACTCCGGTGTCCCTGCTGTCGTACATGGTCGACACGGCGAACAAGAGGTTCGGCGGAGGTACGGTCACGGCCGGGGCCGAGCGGAACGCGATGAACGTCTACCAGACCGTCACCGTCGCGAGCATCGTCCAGGCCGAGGCGGCCACCAAGAAGGACATGGGCAAGGTGGCCCGCGTGGTCTACAACCGGCTCGACCGGGGCATGCCCCTGCAGATGGACTCCACCATCAACTACGCGCTGAACCGCAACACCCTCCGCACCAGCGAGAACGACACGCGGCTCGACAGCCCGTACAACACGTACGTGCGGATGGGGCTGCCGCCGTCGCCCATCGCCAACCCCGGCGAGGAGGCGATGCGCGCCGCGGTCGCTCCGCCACAGGGCGACTGGCTCTACTTCGTCACCGTCAAGCCCGGCGACACACGTTTCACCGCCGACTACGAGGAGCACCGGAGGAACGTCGCGGAGTTCAACCGCACCAGCAAGCGCGCGGCGCCGAAGTCCGGCTGA
- a CDS encoding LLM class flavin-dependent oxidoreductase, translating to MTVHLHWFLPTGGDGRTLVDRHAYAANPVDRARPVSGVRAPDIEYLAQIAKAAEQLGFEAVLTPTGTWCEDAWLTTVALAQHTERLKFLVAFRPGVISPTLAAQMAATYQRITRGRLLLNVVTGGDSTEQRRFGDQLGHDQRYARTDEFLSVVRGVWRGQPYDFDGAHYQVEGGLTALPPDPLPEIFFGGSSAAAGPVAARHADVYLTWGEPPEQVKEKIDWIRSLAEREGRTVRFGIRLHTISRDSSAEAWRTAGRLLDDLDPESIAAAQAALGRSESVGQQRMLALHGGSSDRLEISPNLWAGVGLVRGGAGTALVGSHAEVADRIEEYHALGIEHFVLSGYPHLEEAYWFGEGVIPELAVRGLLSRVPASGAPILVASGR from the coding sequence ATGACCGTACATCTGCACTGGTTCCTGCCGACGGGCGGCGACGGCCGCACCTTGGTGGACCGGCACGCCTACGCGGCCAACCCCGTCGACCGCGCCCGGCCGGTCAGTGGGGTGCGTGCGCCCGACATCGAGTATCTGGCCCAGATCGCCAAGGCGGCCGAGCAGTTGGGCTTCGAGGCGGTGCTCACGCCGACCGGTACGTGGTGCGAGGACGCCTGGCTGACGACGGTGGCGCTGGCCCAGCACACCGAGCGGCTGAAGTTCCTGGTCGCTTTCCGGCCCGGCGTCATCTCGCCGACGCTCGCCGCCCAGATGGCGGCCACGTACCAGCGCATCACCCGTGGCCGGCTTCTGCTGAACGTCGTCACCGGCGGCGACTCCACCGAGCAGCGCCGCTTCGGCGACCAACTCGGCCACGACCAGCGGTACGCGCGTACGGACGAGTTCCTGTCCGTCGTACGAGGGGTGTGGCGCGGGCAGCCGTACGACTTCGACGGGGCCCACTACCAGGTCGAGGGCGGGCTGACCGCGCTGCCGCCGGACCCGCTGCCGGAGATCTTCTTCGGCGGTTCCTCGGCGGCCGCGGGGCCGGTCGCGGCGCGGCACGCTGATGTGTATCTGACCTGGGGCGAACCCCCGGAGCAGGTCAAGGAGAAGATCGACTGGATCCGCTCGCTCGCCGAGCGCGAGGGGCGTACGGTCCGCTTCGGCATCCGGCTGCACACCATCTCGCGGGACTCGTCGGCCGAGGCGTGGAGGACGGCGGGTCGCCTGCTCGACGACCTCGATCCGGAGTCCATCGCGGCCGCGCAGGCGGCGCTCGGCCGCAGCGAGTCCGTCGGCCAGCAGCGCATGCTCGCGCTGCACGGCGGTTCCTCCGACCGGCTGGAGATCTCCCCGAATCTGTGGGCGGGCGTGGGTCTCGTGAGGGGAGGCGCCGGCACCGCGCTGGTCGGCAGCCATGCCGAGGTCGCCGACCGGATCGAGGAGTACCACGCGCTGGGCATCGAGCACTTCGTGCTGTCCGGGTATCCGCATCTGGAGGAGGCGTACTGGTTCGGGGAGGGGGTGATTCCCGAGCTGGCCGTGCGGGGGCTGCTGTCGCGTGTTCCGGCGTCGGGGGCGCCGATCCTGGTCGCCAGTGGTCGCTGA
- a CDS encoding ABC transporter substrate-binding protein translates to MRRHLVPAALLLPLALLAAACGGNSSASTSTGDGTDGKGSLTLNVGDQKGGSEAVLRAAGELKNLNYKIKWSTFTSGPPLLEAVNAKAVDIGGVGNTPPVFAAGANSKITAVAAYRGRSKGDTILVPKDSKLKKTEELKGKSVAVAQGSSAHYQLVASLKAAGLTLGDVKVKYLQPADALAAFTSGKVDAWAVWDPYTSQVLQAKQGKVLTDGDDVVNGLTFQVAAPGALKDKKKAAAISDYLERLRRAQDWVYEHPEDWAEVWAKDTGLPYEVALASVKRTNATRVPVAIDKPLIASEQEIADTFTGLKLIPRKVDFGDFVDTRFNGDLPPSTTTPRPSKES, encoded by the coding sequence ATGCGACGACACCTCGTCCCCGCCGCTCTGCTCCTCCCCCTGGCCCTGCTGGCCGCGGCCTGCGGCGGGAACTCGTCGGCCAGCACCTCGACGGGCGACGGAACCGACGGAAAGGGCTCGCTCACCCTCAACGTCGGTGACCAGAAGGGTGGTTCGGAGGCGGTGCTGCGGGCCGCCGGAGAACTCAAGAACCTCAACTACAAGATCAAGTGGTCGACGTTCACATCCGGCCCGCCCCTCCTGGAGGCGGTGAACGCCAAGGCCGTCGACATCGGCGGCGTCGGCAACACCCCACCGGTCTTCGCGGCCGGCGCCAACTCCAAGATCACCGCCGTCGCGGCCTACCGGGGCAGGTCCAAGGGGGACACGATCCTCGTGCCCAAGGACTCGAAGCTGAAGAAGACCGAGGAGCTGAAGGGCAAGTCGGTCGCGGTGGCTCAGGGTTCGTCCGCGCACTACCAACTGGTCGCCTCGCTCAAGGCGGCCGGGCTGACGCTGGGCGACGTCAAGGTGAAGTACCTCCAGCCCGCCGACGCACTGGCCGCGTTCACCTCCGGCAAGGTCGACGCTTGGGCGGTCTGGGACCCGTACACCTCCCAGGTGCTGCAGGCCAAGCAGGGCAAGGTCCTGACGGACGGCGACGACGTGGTCAACGGGCTCACCTTCCAGGTGGCGGCGCCCGGAGCGCTCAAGGACAAGAAGAAGGCCGCGGCGATCTCCGACTATCTGGAGCGGCTGCGGCGCGCGCAGGACTGGGTCTACGAGCACCCGGAGGACTGGGCCGAGGTCTGGGCGAAGGACACCGGGCTGCCCTACGAGGTGGCGCTGGCCTCGGTGAAGCGGACCAACGCGACCAGGGTCCCGGTGGCCATCGACAAGCCGCTCATCGCCTCCGAGCAGGAGATCGCGGACACGTTCACCGGCCTGAAGCTCATCCCCCGCAAGGTCGACTTCGGAGACTTCGTGGACACCCGCTTCAACGGCGACCTGCCGCCGTCCACCACCACTCCCCGCCCCTCGAAGGAGTCGTGA
- a CDS encoding putative leader peptide produces the protein MLRSVMLTTRGHIDLLRVASAACRRGH, from the coding sequence ATGTTGCGTTCAGTCATGCTCACCACGCGCGGTCACATCGACCTGCTGCGGGTGGCCTCCGCCGCGTGTCGCCGCGGACACTGA
- a CDS encoding ABC transporter ATP-binding protein: MPRDDINWTPPPVEDGQPRQVRRILKLFRPYRGRLAVVGLLVGAASLVSVATPFLLKEILDTAIPQGRTGLLSLLALGMILSAVLGGVFGVLQTLISTTVGQRVMHDLRTAVYGRLQRMSLAFFTRTRTGEVQSRIANDIGGMQATVTSTATSLVSNLTSVIATIVAMVALDWRLTVVSLLLLPVFVWISRRVGNERKKITTERQKQMAAMAATVTESLSVSGILLGRTMGRSDSLTRSFADESEGLVDLEVRSNMAGRWRMAVIGIVMAAMPAVIYWTAGIALQFGGPAISIGTLVAFVSLQQGLFRPTVSLLSTGVQIQTSLALFQRIFEYLDLPIDITEPEDPIHLDQVKGEVRFEDVEFRYDDKSGPILDGIDITVPAGGSLAVVGATGAGKSTLSYLVPRLYDVTGGRVTLDGVDVRDLDFDTLARGIGVVSQETYLFHATVAENLRFAKPDATDEQLYAAAKAAQIHDHIASLPDGYDTVVGERGHRFSGGEKQRLAIARTILRDPPVLILDEATSALDTRTELAVQEAIDALSANRTTLTIAHRLSTIRGADQIVVLDGGRPAERGTHEELLEREGRYAALVRRDAQLEPTR; the protein is encoded by the coding sequence ATGCCCCGCGACGACATCAACTGGACACCGCCACCTGTCGAGGACGGACAGCCCCGGCAGGTGCGCCGCATTCTCAAGCTCTTCCGTCCCTACCGCGGCCGACTGGCCGTCGTAGGCCTCCTCGTGGGCGCCGCGTCCCTGGTCTCGGTCGCCACGCCCTTCCTGCTCAAGGAGATCCTCGACACCGCGATTCCGCAGGGCCGCACAGGCCTGCTGAGCCTGCTCGCGCTCGGCATGATCCTCAGTGCCGTCCTCGGCGGTGTCTTCGGAGTCCTGCAGACCCTCATCTCCACGACGGTCGGCCAGCGCGTCATGCACGACCTGCGCACCGCCGTCTACGGCCGGCTGCAGCGCATGTCGCTCGCCTTCTTCACCAGGACCCGCACCGGCGAGGTCCAGTCGCGCATCGCGAACGACATCGGCGGCATGCAGGCCACGGTCACCTCGACCGCCACCTCGCTCGTCTCCAACCTCACCAGCGTCATCGCCACGATCGTCGCGATGGTCGCCCTGGACTGGCGGCTGACCGTCGTCTCGCTGCTCCTGCTGCCGGTGTTCGTGTGGATCAGCCGCCGAGTCGGCAACGAACGCAAGAAGATCACCACCGAGCGCCAGAAGCAGATGGCCGCCATGGCCGCGACCGTCACCGAGTCGCTCTCCGTCAGCGGCATCCTGCTCGGCCGCACGATGGGCCGCTCGGACTCGCTCACCCGCTCCTTCGCCGACGAGTCCGAGGGCCTCGTCGACCTGGAGGTCCGGTCGAACATGGCGGGCCGCTGGCGGATGGCCGTCATCGGGATCGTCATGGCCGCGATGCCGGCCGTCATCTACTGGACCGCGGGGATAGCCCTCCAGTTCGGCGGGCCCGCCATCTCCATCGGCACGCTCGTCGCCTTCGTCTCGCTGCAGCAGGGCCTCTTCCGGCCGACCGTGAGCCTGCTCTCCACCGGCGTCCAGATCCAGACCTCGCTCGCCCTGTTCCAGCGCATCTTCGAGTACCTCGACCTGCCCATCGACATCACCGAGCCCGAGGACCCGATCCACCTCGACCAGGTCAAGGGAGAGGTGCGCTTCGAGGACGTGGAGTTCCGCTACGACGACAAGAGCGGCCCCATCCTCGACGGCATCGACATCACCGTGCCCGCCGGCGGCAGCCTCGCCGTCGTCGGCGCGACCGGTGCGGGCAAGTCCACGCTCAGCTATCTGGTGCCGCGTCTGTACGACGTCACGGGCGGCCGCGTCACGCTCGACGGGGTGGACGTGCGCGACCTGGACTTCGACACCCTCGCCCGCGGGATCGGCGTCGTCTCCCAGGAGACGTACCTCTTCCACGCCACGGTCGCCGAGAACCTGCGGTTCGCCAAGCCGGACGCCACCGACGAGCAGCTGTACGCGGCCGCGAAGGCCGCGCAGATCCACGACCACATCGCCTCGCTGCCCGACGGGTACGACACGGTGGTGGGGGAGCGCGGACACCGGTTCTCCGGCGGTGAGAAGCAGCGCCTGGCCATCGCCCGCACCATCCTGCGGGACCCGCCGGTCCTGATCCTCGACGAGGCGACCAGCGCCCTGGACACCCGCACCGAGCTCGCCGTGCAGGAGGCCATCGACGCCCTGTCGGCCAACCGGACCACCCTCACCATCGCGCACCGGCTGTCCACCATTCGGGGCGCCGACCAGATCGTGGTTCTCGACGGTGGGCGTCCGGCGGAACGGGGCACGCACGAGGAGCTGTTGGAGCGCGAGGGCCGCTACGCCGCACTGGTCCGCAGAGACGCCCAACTGGAGCCAACAAGATGA
- a CDS encoding YjbQ family protein: MSDAFTSRVLNIASGSSERVVDLTGECEAFLREVAGDRDGLLNVFVPHATAGVALIETGAGSDDDLLAALHALLPADDRWQHRHGSPGHGRDHVLPAIVPPHATLPVLGGRLELGTWQSVCLVDTNRDNPDRRVRLSFLG; encoded by the coding sequence ATGTCCGATGCCTTCACCAGCCGTGTACTGAACATCGCCTCCGGATCCAGTGAGAGGGTCGTCGACCTCACCGGTGAATGCGAGGCCTTTCTCCGCGAGGTCGCGGGCGATCGCGACGGCCTGCTCAACGTTTTCGTGCCTCACGCAACAGCCGGCGTCGCCCTCATCGAAACGGGTGCCGGCAGCGACGACGACCTGCTCGCCGCGCTCCACGCCCTCCTCCCCGCGGACGACCGCTGGCAGCACCGCCACGGCAGCCCCGGCCACGGCCGCGACCACGTCCTCCCGGCGATCGTGCCCCCACATGCCACGCTGCCGGTCCTGGGGGGCAGGCTGGAACTGGGGACGTGGCAGTCGGTGTGCCTGGTCGACACGAACCGGGACAATCCAGATCGGCGGGTCCGACTGTCGTTCCTCGGTTGA
- a CDS encoding VOC family protein → MKPQSRFTLSATTVDAPNAHELARFYQGLLGWPTRKEEPDWVEIAPPDGSAGLSFQTEPHFTRPQWPSTPSEQQMMMHLDIEVDDLPSAVETALGLGATLADFQPQDDVRVLYDPAGHPFCLWIRIDSSGA, encoded by the coding sequence ATGAAGCCCCAATCGCGTTTCACGTTGTCCGCGACCACTGTTGACGCACCGAACGCCCATGAGCTCGCGCGGTTCTACCAGGGCCTGCTCGGGTGGCCGACAAGGAAGGAGGAACCGGACTGGGTGGAGATCGCACCGCCCGACGGAAGTGCCGGGCTGTCGTTCCAGACAGAGCCGCACTTCACGCGCCCGCAGTGGCCGTCGACCCCGTCCGAGCAGCAGATGATGATGCATCTGGACATCGAAGTTGACGATCTGCCATCGGCCGTCGAAACCGCCCTTGGCCTGGGGGCGACGCTGGCGGACTTCCAGCCTCAGGACGACGTGCGCGTCCTGTACGACCCGGCCGGCCACCCCTTCTGCCTCTGGATACGCATCGACTCGTCCGGCGCCTAG
- a CDS encoding MOSC domain-containing protein has product MRVDQLWRYPVKSVGGERLTAATVSVLGIEGDRGIAIRDEREEVTWAGAVPALMRLRAVTLGPGVAELVLPDGRRFRSDAPDAASRLSAAVQAKVALVEHQPHRPDAALHVLTTTALRSLGSTLPDSVMDASRFRPNLVLDDVPGDHATGYPEHDWIGRRMAIGTLRLRFTEGCDRCVMITKETPTVPHDRAVLRWVARELGNTLGVYAAVEKPGQVRIGDKARWLD; this is encoded by the coding sequence ATGCGGGTCGACCAACTGTGGCGGTATCCAGTGAAGTCGGTGGGTGGTGAGCGACTGACCGCGGCCACGGTCAGTGTGCTCGGGATCGAGGGTGACCGGGGCATCGCCATCCGCGACGAGCGGGAAGAGGTCACCTGGGCCGGTGCTGTTCCGGCGCTCATGCGATTGCGGGCGGTCACCCTCGGGCCGGGTGTGGCCGAGCTGGTCCTGCCGGACGGCCGGCGGTTTCGCTCCGATGCGCCTGACGCTGCCAGTCGGCTCAGTGCGGCTGTACAGGCCAAGGTCGCGCTGGTCGAGCACCAGCCGCACCGGCCCGACGCCGCGCTCCATGTACTGACAACGACGGCGCTGCGCAGCCTCGGCTCGACGCTGCCGGACAGTGTGATGGACGCCAGCCGGTTCCGGCCCAACCTGGTGCTCGACGATGTGCCCGGCGACCACGCGACCGGGTATCCCGAGCACGATTGGATCGGCCGCCGGATGGCCATCGGCACGCTGCGGTTGCGCTTCACCGAGGGGTGCGACCGCTGCGTGATGATCACCAAGGAGACGCCGACTGTCCCGCACGACCGCGCCGTGCTGCGCTGGGTCGCCCGCGAGCTCGGCAACACCCTCGGCGTGTACGCGGCGGTCGAGAAACCCGGCCAGGTCCGTATCGGGGACAAGGCCCGCTGGCTCGACTGA